A genomic region of Candidatus Binataceae bacterium contains the following coding sequences:
- a CDS encoding DJ-1/PfpI family protein, protein MNDSAPKLEIAMLTYPGLTLLDLIGPQTVFSWFANIHLVWKTKDLVFSDTNIGIQPTDSFATCPRDLDVLFVPGGFGQPNIMGDREVLEFLADRALRAKYVTSVCSGSLLLGAAGLLKGYKATSHWAARAGLSAYGAEPVDARVVVDRNRVSGGGVTAGIDFGLVLLAKLRGDDAAKLTQLAMEYDPAPPFNAGNPKSAGPEIVLQAMSAMSAAMEHQSGRTL, encoded by the coding sequence ATGAATGACAGCGCACCCAAGCTCGAAATCGCGATGCTCACCTACCCTGGCCTCACGCTGCTCGATCTCATCGGCCCGCAAACGGTCTTTTCATGGTTCGCCAATATCCACCTCGTGTGGAAGACGAAGGACCTGGTTTTCTCCGACACCAATATCGGTATCCAGCCAACCGATAGTTTCGCGACCTGCCCGCGCGACCTCGATGTGCTGTTCGTGCCGGGCGGATTCGGCCAGCCGAATATCATGGGCGATCGCGAAGTGCTCGAGTTCCTCGCCGACCGCGCCTTGCGGGCGAAGTACGTCACTTCTGTGTGCAGTGGATCGCTGCTGCTCGGCGCCGCCGGTCTGCTCAAGGGCTACAAGGCGACGTCACATTGGGCCGCGCGCGCCGGTCTGAGCGCATATGGCGCCGAGCCCGTCGATGCGCGCGTGGTTGTCGATCGCAATCGAGTGAGCGGCGGAGGCGTAACGGCGGGAATCGACTTCGGCCTCGTGCTCCTCGCCAAACTGCGCGGCGACGACGCCGCCAAGCTCACGCAACTCGCGATGGAGTACGATCCCGCGCCGCCGTTCAACGCCGGCAATCCCAAAAGCGCGGGGCCCGAAATCGTCTTGCAGGCGATGAGCGCGATGAGCGCGGCGATGGAGCACCAATCCGGCCGGACGCTCTAA
- a CDS encoding NAD(+) synthase encodes MHERNFFNLFVHDFVRVAVGIPPVKVADPSYNAGHTIELVRRAAAARATLVLFPELGLSAYSCDDLFHQRPLLDACKEGLGRIAAETASLEILTVVGMPLVVENQLFNCAIFICRGRILGVVPKTNLPNYREFYEQRQFTSADAASRTEIDLNGQRGVPFGTDLIFEHGEQPWLKIHAEICEDLWVPVSPSAYAALAGATVLLNLSASNITIGKADYRRLLVSSQSARCLAAYLYSAAGAGESTTDLAWDGHALICENGNMLAESKRFADDPQLVLAEIDIERLAQERMRQNTFGETAQRERERLARFRRIEFATELPRAARLMPERNYERFPYVPSDPATRDERCSEVFDIQVQGLATRLRASGLSRVVIGISGGIDSTHALLVCAKALDRIGSPRTNLIAITMPGFATSERTLEQARRLMRAIECDAREIDIRPSCLQMLSDIGHPYSEGKLVYDVAFENVQAGERTSHLFRVANLENGLVVGTGDLSELALGWCTYGVGDHMSHYSVNASVPKTLIQHVIRWVAEKDELGHDASNVLLEILDTPISPELVPSDGTTPAQDTEASIGPYELHDFFLYYTVRFGYSPPKVAFLAYHAWHNSERGGWPNIPAQRRNQYDLGQIRKHLETFLRRFFRLSQFKRSCIPNAPKVGSGGSLSPRGDWRAPSDSEATAWLAQLALIPEEARDEARTPSPATRRRAR; translated from the coding sequence TTGCACGAGCGCAACTTCTTCAATCTGTTTGTTCACGACTTTGTCCGCGTCGCGGTCGGAATTCCGCCGGTCAAGGTCGCCGATCCCTCGTACAACGCGGGTCATACGATCGAACTAGTTCGGCGCGCGGCCGCTGCGCGCGCGACGCTCGTGCTCTTTCCCGAGCTCGGGTTAAGCGCGTACTCGTGTGACGATTTGTTTCATCAGCGCCCGCTGCTCGATGCGTGCAAGGAGGGGCTCGGTCGTATCGCCGCCGAGACGGCATCGCTTGAGATCCTGACCGTGGTCGGGATGCCGCTCGTGGTCGAGAATCAGCTCTTCAACTGCGCCATCTTTATCTGTCGCGGACGAATCCTCGGTGTCGTTCCGAAGACCAATCTTCCCAACTACCGGGAGTTTTACGAGCAACGCCAATTCACGTCGGCTGACGCGGCGAGCCGCACGGAAATCGATCTCAATGGGCAGCGCGGCGTGCCTTTCGGCACCGATCTCATCTTCGAGCATGGCGAGCAGCCGTGGCTGAAGATCCACGCCGAGATTTGCGAGGACCTGTGGGTGCCGGTCTCGCCGTCTGCGTATGCGGCGCTCGCGGGCGCGACGGTGCTGCTCAATCTGTCGGCCTCCAATATCACGATCGGCAAGGCCGACTACCGGCGCCTTCTCGTATCGAGCCAGTCGGCGCGATGCCTCGCGGCGTATCTTTATTCGGCGGCGGGCGCGGGCGAATCGACGACCGATCTTGCGTGGGATGGCCACGCGCTAATCTGCGAGAACGGCAACATGCTCGCCGAGTCGAAACGCTTTGCCGACGATCCTCAGCTCGTTCTGGCCGAGATCGACATCGAGCGGCTCGCGCAGGAGCGGATGCGCCAGAACACGTTCGGTGAGACGGCGCAGCGCGAGCGCGAGCGTCTCGCGAGGTTCAGGCGTATCGAGTTCGCAACTGAGCTTCCACGCGCAGCTCGGCTGATGCCGGAGCGCAACTACGAACGCTTCCCCTACGTGCCGTCTGATCCAGCGACGCGCGATGAGCGCTGCTCGGAAGTCTTCGACATCCAGGTGCAGGGTCTGGCGACGCGGCTGCGCGCTTCGGGGCTCAGCCGCGTAGTGATTGGAATCTCGGGCGGAATCGATTCGACGCATGCGCTGCTGGTATGCGCCAAGGCTCTGGATCGAATCGGCTCGCCGCGCACCAACCTGATCGCGATCACGATGCCGGGTTTTGCGACCAGCGAGCGCACCCTCGAGCAGGCGCGCCGACTGATGCGCGCGATCGAATGCGACGCGCGCGAGATCGATATCCGGCCGAGCTGTCTGCAGATGCTCAGCGACATCGGTCATCCGTATTCCGAAGGCAAGCTCGTTTACGATGTCGCGTTCGAGAATGTGCAGGCGGGCGAGCGCACGAGCCATCTGTTCCGCGTCGCGAACCTCGAAAACGGATTGGTCGTCGGCACCGGCGATTTGAGCGAGCTCGCACTTGGATGGTGCACCTATGGCGTCGGCGACCACATGTCGCACTACAGCGTCAATGCGAGCGTGCCGAAGACACTGATACAGCACGTCATCCGATGGGTCGCGGAGAAAGACGAGCTCGGCCACGACGCGAGCAACGTGCTGCTCGAGATTTTAGATACGCCGATCAGCCCCGAGCTCGTGCCGAGTGACGGCACTACTCCCGCCCAGGACACCGAGGCTTCGATCGGGCCATACGAGCTGCACGATTTTTTTCTCTACTACACGGTGCGCTTCGGATATTCGCCGCCGAAGGTCGCCTTTCTCGCCTACCACGCATGGCATAATAGCGAGCGCGGCGGATGGCCGAATATTCCGGCGCAGCGCCGCAACCAATACGATCTTGGCCAGATTCGAAAGCATCTGGAAACTTTTCTCCGCCGCTTCTTCCGGCTGAGCCAGTTCAAGCGCAGTTGTATTCCCAATGCGCCCAAGGTCGGTTCGGGCGGATCGCTCTCGCCGCGTGGTGATTGGCGTGCGCCGAGCGACAGCGAAGCGACTGCATGGCTGGCGCAGCTCGCGCTGATTCCGGAGGAGGCTCGCGATGAAGCTCGGACTCCATCTCCCGCAACTCGGCGGCGCGCCCGCTGA
- a CDS encoding PqqD family protein: MKVQIGDDVVWRELDEQVVIFDTARNQYFGLEGSGGAMWRTLVECGSTESALESLAEDFDADPEELRNDLDTLVKNLVERGLLQTVADIPPSLARKPRARR, from the coding sequence ATGAAGGTTCAGATCGGCGACGACGTCGTATGGCGAGAGCTCGATGAACAGGTTGTCATCTTCGATACGGCCCGCAATCAATACTTTGGCCTCGAAGGCTCGGGAGGCGCGATGTGGCGAACGCTGGTCGAGTGCGGATCGACCGAGTCAGCACTTGAGAGCCTCGCCGAGGATTTCGATGCCGATCCCGAAGAGCTTCGCAACGATCTGGATACGCTCGTGAAAAACCTCGTCGAGCGCGGTCTCCTGCAAACTGTCGCCGACATTCCGCCTTCGCTGGCGCGCAAACCGCGCGCCCGTCGCTGA
- a CDS encoding ion channel has product MNATFEKMAILTPLIVGLLAIMASIVIHSIAGRSVLYLMVREMRRPAHLRRYRHDIMIVWSATSVLLVGHLAEILMWSVLIFGLGEFPNLGPAFYHSAVNYTTLGYGDIVMSPAWRLLGPLEAADGMLMFGVTTALVFAVINRIAAHNFAPFDANPTE; this is encoded by the coding sequence GTGAATGCCACTTTCGAAAAAATGGCGATACTAACTCCGCTAATCGTTGGATTGCTCGCGATCATGGCGTCGATCGTGATCCACAGTATCGCGGGGCGCAGCGTGCTTTACCTGATGGTGCGCGAGATGCGGCGGCCGGCGCATCTGCGGCGGTATCGCCACGACATCATGATCGTCTGGAGCGCTACTTCCGTACTGCTCGTGGGGCACCTCGCTGAGATTCTTATGTGGAGCGTGCTGATCTTCGGGCTCGGCGAATTTCCGAATCTCGGCCCCGCCTTCTATCATTCGGCGGTTAACTACACGACGCTGGGCTACGGCGATATCGTGATGTCGCCGGCGTGGCGGCTGCTGGGCCCGCTGGAAGCGGCCGATGGCATGCTCATGTTTGGAGTGACTACGGCGCTGGTCTTTGCCGTGATCAATCGAATCGCGGCGCACAATTTCGCGCCCTTCGATGCGAATCCAACTGAGTAA
- a CDS encoding lasso peptide biosynthesis B2 protein — protein MTRARKYLALEPAERQLFHEAYALVAAIRLASWTLPFARVRELASQIAKKGELPDFESRPSRERIAYFVRAAGNAFPGGHNCLVQALVAEIMLLRRGYPAELRIGVANPAAQGFKAHAWLESEGRVVIGDFELETYAPLGTRGASPR, from the coding sequence ATGACGCGAGCGCGTAAATACCTCGCGCTTGAGCCCGCCGAGCGCCAGCTCTTTCACGAAGCCTACGCGCTCGTCGCCGCGATACGCCTGGCGAGCTGGACATTGCCGTTTGCCAGGGTTCGCGAGCTTGCCTCTCAGATAGCGAAGAAGGGTGAATTGCCGGATTTTGAGTCGCGGCCGTCGCGCGAGCGAATCGCGTACTTCGTGCGCGCCGCGGGCAACGCGTTCCCCGGCGGACACAATTGTCTCGTGCAGGCCCTCGTTGCTGAGATCATGCTGCTGCGCCGCGGTTATCCGGCCGAGCTTCGGATCGGCGTCGCAAATCCCGCAGCGCAGGGATTCAAAGCGCACGCCTGGCTCGAGAGCGAGGGCCGCGTCGTGATCGGCGATTTTGAGCTCGAAACCTACGCGCCACTCGGCACGCGCGGCGCGAGTCCGCGCTGA
- a CDS encoding PqqD family protein, translating into MHQHLNIDISTVVVASRNQISCELEGEAAILNLKEGFYYGLDEVGSAVWQMLAEPRRVSEIRDELLDLYEVDADKCGADLIRLLGELSTRGLIQVVDDASA; encoded by the coding sequence GTGCATCAACACTTGAACATCGATATTTCCACCGTCGTCGTGGCCTCCAGGAACCAGATCTCGTGTGAGCTCGAGGGCGAGGCTGCGATCCTGAATTTGAAGGAAGGCTTCTATTACGGCCTCGACGAAGTGGGATCGGCGGTGTGGCAGATGCTTGCCGAGCCGCGGCGCGTCAGCGAGATTCGCGACGAGCTGCTCGACCTTTACGAGGTGGACGCCGACAAATGCGGCGCGGACTTGATTCGCCTGCTCGGCGAGCTCAGCACGCGCGGCTTGATACAGGTCGTCGATGACGCGAGCGCGTAA
- a CDS encoding TetR/AcrR family transcriptional regulator: MAAAVSTREKILRQGLALMSQAGLGGITFGALADQVGMSKSGLFAHFRSKEEVQVELLSHMAEFAMRRVVEPSMKAQEGLPRLQALVDNWFGWAQRAGLPGGCPVAAGLFEFDDVEGAVRDKILEMENQWRAMLTALVRRAVQLSHLRANLDVEQFVWELCGIYLAHHAAHRFLRSADADRRAQVAFQALLERAAKNPKPKRSSRP; the protein is encoded by the coding sequence ATGGCCGCTGCCGTATCCACTCGTGAAAAGATCCTGCGCCAGGGACTCGCGCTGATGAGCCAGGCGGGTCTCGGCGGCATCACTTTCGGCGCCTTGGCCGACCAGGTCGGGATGTCCAAGAGCGGGCTCTTCGCCCATTTCCGCTCCAAGGAAGAGGTGCAGGTCGAGTTGCTCTCGCACATGGCCGAGTTCGCGATGCGTCGTGTCGTCGAACCGTCGATGAAGGCGCAAGAAGGATTGCCGCGTCTCCAGGCCCTCGTTGACAACTGGTTCGGATGGGCCCAGCGCGCGGGCCTCCCCGGCGGATGCCCGGTGGCGGCGGGCCTATTTGAATTCGACGACGTCGAAGGCGCGGTGCGCGACAAGATCCTCGAGATGGAAAATCAGTGGCGGGCGATGCTCACCGCGCTGGTACGCCGCGCAGTGCAGCTCAGCCATCTGCGCGCCAATCTCGATGTTGAACAATTCGTATGGGAGCTCTGCGGCATCTACCTCGCGCATCACGCAGCGCATCGCTTTCTGCGCTCCGCCGATGCCGATCGGCGAGCGCAAGTCGCATTTCAGGCCTTGCTCGAGCGCGCCGCTAAGAACCCGAAACCAAAGAGGAGTTCACGACCATGA
- a CDS encoding UDP-2,3-diacylglucosamine diphosphatase, producing MKSSYQCRAIWISDIHLGTPICKAEALLSFLRTHEAPTLYLVGDIVDCWNVGPAWHWTQAQTKVVEEIARRHRSGVRVTFLPGNHDESNIDLVQTLFGSVSVRYELMHETGEGRRMLVIHGHQFDGTLNPNRWFSRMGYQAYRPLLFLNQWTHARGVARPDNGPTLLSKVTSRLRRAVEYMTDFRESAVSEGASQRGADGVICGHIHRAEKRQIGSILYVNDGDWVHSCTALIEALDGKLRLVQWDRSSETMIERDAEAAL from the coding sequence ATGAAGAGTAGTTATCAGTGCCGCGCGATTTGGATCTCGGATATTCACCTCGGTACGCCGATCTGCAAGGCGGAGGCGTTGCTCAGTTTTCTGCGGACGCACGAAGCGCCGACGCTGTACCTCGTCGGCGATATCGTCGACTGCTGGAACGTCGGCCCCGCCTGGCATTGGACGCAGGCCCAGACCAAGGTGGTCGAGGAAATCGCGCGACGGCATCGCAGCGGCGTGCGCGTGACCTTCCTGCCCGGTAATCACGACGAGTCCAATATCGATCTCGTGCAGACGCTGTTCGGGTCGGTGAGCGTCCGTTACGAGTTGATGCACGAGACGGGCGAAGGCCGCAGGATGCTCGTGATTCATGGGCATCAGTTCGACGGCACGCTGAACCCAAACCGATGGTTCTCGCGCATGGGTTATCAGGCGTATCGGCCGCTCCTGTTCCTGAATCAATGGACGCATGCCAGGGGCGTCGCGCGCCCTGACAATGGCCCGACGCTGCTCTCCAAGGTCACTTCGCGGCTGCGGCGCGCCGTCGAGTACATGACCGACTTTCGCGAGAGCGCGGTTTCGGAGGGCGCGAGTCAGCGCGGCGCCGACGGCGTGATCTGCGGGCATATCCATCGCGCGGAGAAGCGGCAGATCGGCTCGATTCTCTACGTCAACGACGGCGACTGGGTGCATAGCTGCACCGCGCTCATCGAAGCGCTCGACGGCAAACTGCGGCTGGTGCAATGGGATCGCAGCTCCGAGACGATGATCGAGCGTGATGCGGAGGCGGCGTTATGA
- a CDS encoding glycosyltransferase: MSTPLARQAGMARLDLIFIDAGGGHRASATALRDVIERQTRPWQTRLVNLRDILEPVDPIHNWTGIRVENFYNGLLKYGVTFGTGAMLRTAQAIIRLTHERQVASLARYWQERRPDMVLSLIPNFNRALFEGLRAADRATSRPRTPMATILTDLADYPPHFWIEQQEQFLICGTEAAAAQAIRMGHPAPRVFRTSGMIVRPEFYERPVMDRARERKRLGLDPELPTGIVMFGGYGSRQMLTIARRIAASGEHAQMIFMCGHNAELASRLVQMRLPFPCRIEGFTRDVARYMAVADFFIGKPGPGSISEALVMGLPVIVERNTWTMVQERFNTDWVADNEVGIVLRSFSDVAEGVAEMIDPERLRHFRERVAAMNNRAVFEIPEIVESILEMPRTHETEAEMPSLGPLSLATA; the protein is encoded by the coding sequence ATGAGCACGCCGCTGGCTCGGCAAGCTGGGATGGCGCGACTTGATTTGATCTTTATCGACGCCGGCGGCGGTCATCGCGCGTCAGCCACCGCGCTGCGAGATGTAATCGAGCGGCAGACGCGGCCGTGGCAGACGCGGCTCGTCAACTTGCGCGACATCCTCGAGCCCGTCGATCCGATTCACAACTGGACCGGGATTCGCGTCGAGAATTTTTACAACGGGCTGCTGAAATACGGCGTCACGTTCGGCACCGGTGCGATGCTGCGCACGGCGCAGGCGATTATTCGCCTGACTCACGAGCGGCAGGTCGCGTCGCTCGCGCGCTACTGGCAGGAGCGGCGGCCCGACATGGTGCTGTCGCTAATCCCTAACTTCAATCGCGCGTTGTTCGAGGGCTTGCGCGCCGCGGATCGCGCGACCTCGCGGCCGCGCACGCCGATGGCGACGATCCTCACCGACCTCGCCGACTATCCGCCGCATTTCTGGATCGAGCAGCAGGAACAATTCCTGATCTGCGGGACCGAAGCCGCTGCGGCGCAGGCGATTCGCATGGGACATCCGGCGCCTCGCGTTTTCCGCACCTCGGGCATGATCGTGCGCCCGGAGTTCTACGAGCGCCCCGTGATGGATCGCGCTCGCGAGCGCAAACGGCTGGGCCTCGATCCTGAGCTGCCGACCGGCATCGTGATGTTCGGTGGCTACGGCTCGCGTCAGATGCTCACGATCGCGCGGCGCATTGCGGCGTCGGGCGAGCATGCCCAGATGATCTTCATGTGCGGTCACAACGCGGAACTCGCGTCGCGGCTAGTGCAGATGCGGCTGCCGTTTCCGTGCCGGATCGAAGGTTTCACGCGCGACGTTGCACGCTACATGGCGGTCGCGGATTTCTTCATTGGCAAGCCCGGGCCCGGAAGTATCAGCGAGGCGCTCGTGATGGGACTGCCGGTGATCGTCGAGCGCAACACGTGGACGATGGTGCAGGAACGGTTCAACACCGACTGGGTCGCGGACAACGAAGTCGGAATCGTGCTGCGCTCGTTCAGTGACGTAGCCGAAGGCGTAGCCGAGATGATTGATCCCGAACGCCTGAGGCATTTCCGCGAGCGCGTCGCGGCGATGAACAATCGCGCCGTGTTCGAGATTCCGGAAATCGTCGAGTCGATCCTCGAGATGCCGCGAACGCACGAGACCGAGGCGGAAATGCCGTCGCTTGGTCCGCTGAGCCTCGCGACTGCTTAG
- a CDS encoding asparagine synthase-related protein, with the protein MSGIAAIFNLDGAPADRALVEAMLAAAPYRGPDGSGIWNEGPIALGHLMMHATPESIGEPQPLVDAAGNLALVFAGRIDNREELIAAIDGAKLHTDAEIALGAYRCWGEEFAARILGDFTFALYDRVRQRLLCARDPLGVLPLYYFCDGRVFICASELHQLLIHPRVRLAPNEPMIAEVLVAWPQDPEETLYRGIFRLPGAFMLSVAAQGMTKRRYHDLDPRSTIRYRHDAEYAEHFGAIFRDAVRSRLRSSGGVLADLSGGLDSSSIVMVARDLMNSGHARVGWFDPVSMTFDHPLADEERYIAEVEAATGLRSYRIHHRLQTRDDCLATVRHYRDLPFVPNLAMFDIAATTQALQKSRVWLTGSGGDDFLSGSNRIYADLIRGFRVAELIRRLRAENARYALDPKGEKPLLTLYKGGVLTLVPPKLRRALKPYFKNVAAPPAVTADFARRTNLVERLARRAPAPEGTGFAQGDLYEMYASGERLSVLEMVDRFGARHGVEARHPFYDRRLVEFFFAIPEEQRRRDDLTKFVLRGAMKGVLPESIRTRRDKGDFGYIYPQTFRQMGGERLFDSLAIARNGWVDAAKVHADYVRMGSLYAAGSPEYMRRLVPLWAVTAVEMWFNEVFGQSSQGLAARPHRSEAVDPTSSASRTN; encoded by the coding sequence ATGAGCGGTATCGCCGCGATTTTCAACCTCGACGGAGCCCCGGCCGACCGCGCGCTCGTCGAGGCAATGCTGGCCGCCGCACCGTATCGCGGTCCCGACGGCTCCGGCATCTGGAACGAAGGTCCGATCGCGCTCGGTCACTTGATGATGCACGCGACGCCCGAATCGATCGGCGAACCGCAGCCGCTCGTCGACGCCGCCGGAAATCTCGCGCTCGTATTCGCAGGACGCATCGATAATCGCGAGGAACTGATCGCTGCCATCGATGGCGCGAAGCTCCACACCGATGCTGAGATCGCGTTGGGCGCGTATCGGTGTTGGGGCGAGGAGTTCGCGGCGCGAATCCTCGGCGACTTCACATTCGCGCTGTACGATCGGGTGCGCCAGCGCTTGTTGTGTGCGCGCGATCCGCTCGGCGTTCTGCCGCTTTACTACTTCTGCGACGGCCGGGTTTTTATCTGCGCCTCGGAACTCCACCAATTGTTGATTCATCCACGGGTGAGGCTCGCGCCCAACGAGCCGATGATCGCGGAAGTGCTCGTCGCGTGGCCGCAGGACCCCGAAGAAACGCTCTATCGCGGAATCTTTCGCTTGCCGGGCGCTTTCATGTTGTCGGTTGCGGCACAGGGCATGACCAAGCGCCGCTATCATGATCTGGATCCGCGCAGCACGATTCGTTACCGCCACGACGCCGAGTACGCCGAGCATTTCGGTGCGATCTTTCGCGACGCGGTGCGAAGCCGGCTGCGCAGCAGCGGCGGCGTGCTCGCGGACTTGAGCGGCGGACTCGATTCTTCGTCAATAGTCATGGTCGCGCGCGATCTCATGAACTCGGGCCATGCGCGCGTCGGGTGGTTCGACCCGGTCTCGATGACCTTCGATCATCCTCTCGCCGATGAGGAGCGTTACATCGCCGAGGTCGAAGCAGCCACGGGTCTCCGCAGCTATCGGATTCATCATAGGCTGCAGACTCGCGACGATTGCCTGGCGACGGTCCGCCATTATCGCGATCTGCCTTTCGTTCCCAACCTCGCGATGTTCGATATCGCGGCAACGACGCAGGCCTTGCAAAAATCGCGCGTGTGGCTGACAGGTTCGGGTGGCGACGACTTTCTGAGCGGCAGCAACCGCATCTATGCGGATCTAATTCGCGGGTTCCGTGTCGCCGAGTTGATCCGCCGCTTGCGCGCCGAGAACGCGCGCTACGCGCTCGATCCCAAAGGCGAGAAACCGCTGCTGACACTCTACAAAGGAGGCGTGCTGACCCTAGTTCCTCCAAAGTTAAGACGCGCGCTCAAGCCGTATTTCAAAAATGTCGCAGCGCCGCCGGCGGTCACTGCGGATTTCGCACGGCGAACGAATCTCGTGGAACGATTGGCGCGTCGTGCGCCGGCGCCTGAGGGCACTGGCTTCGCGCAGGGCGACCTTTATGAGATGTATGCCTCGGGCGAGCGCCTCTCCGTGCTCGAGATGGTCGATCGGTTCGGCGCGCGCCACGGCGTGGAGGCGCGCCATCCTTTTTACGATCGCCGCCTCGTGGAATTTTTCTTCGCCATCCCTGAAGAGCAGCGCCGGCGCGACGACCTGACCAAGTTCGTGCTGCGCGGCGCGATGAAAGGCGTGTTGCCCGAATCGATCCGCACGCGCCGCGACAAAGGTGATTTCGGCTATATCTATCCGCAAACGTTCCGGCAGATGGGCGGCGAGCGCTTGTTCGATTCACTTGCTATCGCGCGCAACGGCTGGGTCGATGCGGCCAAAGTCCACGCCGACTATGTCCGCATGGGTTCGCTATATGCCGCTGGCAGTCCTGAATATATGAGGCGCCTGGTGCCGCTGTGGGCGGTGACCGCGGTCGAGATGTGGTTCAACGAGGTCTTCGGGCAATCGAGCCAAGGCCTAGCCGCCCGACCACATCGGTCTGAAGCTGTGGACCCGACTTCCTCCGCATCGAGGACGAACTAG
- a CDS encoding TIGR03619 family F420-dependent LLM class oxidoreductase: protein MKLGLHLPQLGGAPADIARIARRAEDTGYASIWVSDHILVPAEGGRLPAIEIMEPLMTLAYVAALTSKIRLATSVIVVPYRNAIHLAKELATLDRLCGGRLAVGVASGWLESEFRALGAPYEKRGAYTDEAIRLMRAMFANDTPNFDGEFFKLHGMKFGPRPAAGRIPLWIGGISKRAVRRAVELGDGWHGTRMRPEQVAECVRWVHEIASRYGRVLNNFTMSHRVYVGFAEKWTDTGGYVEGVLAPPAELAQYLARYAPLGIDELLISPLTPEGKLDDFLDRFDKEVRPLVK, encoded by the coding sequence ATGAAGCTCGGACTCCATCTCCCGCAACTCGGCGGCGCGCCCGCTGACATCGCGCGTATCGCACGCCGCGCCGAGGATACCGGCTACGCATCGATCTGGGTAAGCGATCATATCCTCGTCCCGGCGGAGGGCGGGCGGCTTCCTGCGATCGAAATCATGGAACCTCTCATGACGCTCGCGTACGTCGCGGCGCTCACGAGCAAGATTCGCCTCGCGACCAGCGTGATCGTCGTGCCGTATCGCAATGCGATTCATCTCGCCAAGGAGCTCGCCACGCTCGATCGCCTGTGCGGCGGCCGGCTCGCCGTGGGCGTCGCCAGCGGATGGCTCGAATCGGAGTTCCGGGCGCTCGGCGCGCCATATGAAAAGCGGGGCGCATACACTGATGAAGCGATCCGCCTGATGCGTGCGATGTTCGCGAACGACACGCCCAACTTCGACGGCGAGTTTTTCAAGCTCCACGGCATGAAGTTCGGCCCACGTCCCGCGGCGGGCAGAATTCCGCTGTGGATCGGCGGAATCAGCAAGCGCGCTGTTCGCCGCGCCGTCGAGCTCGGCGACGGATGGCATGGCACCCGGATGCGGCCCGAGCAGGTGGCGGAGTGCGTGCGATGGGTTCATGAGATCGCCTCGCGCTATGGCCGCGTGCTCAACAACTTCACAATGAGTCATCGCGTCTATGTCGGTTTCGCGGAGAAGTGGACCGACACAGGGGGGTACGTCGAAGGAGTTCTCGCGCCGCCTGCGGAGCTCGCGCAATATCTCGCGCGCTACGCTCCGCTCGGAATCGACGAGCTGCTAATCAGCCCGCTAACCCCGGAAGGCAAGCTCGACGACTTCCTCGACCGCTTCGACAAAGAAGTCCGCCCGCTCGTGAAGTGA
- a CDS encoding DUF1272 domain-containing protein, with product MSEQKLPPEQVMASLFKGLSRPEQMALLGKLEIAGGAVYRALAEHESNKLAREKLLKAAEDEERNGNLLRLMTTPKDKCEKCGAAMTAASEGYACSFQCTFCDPCAEGYKHVCPNCSGRLSARAMSAS from the coding sequence ATGAGCGAGCAGAAACTTCCACCCGAACAGGTGATGGCGTCATTGTTCAAGGGCCTCAGCCGGCCCGAGCAGATGGCTCTCCTCGGCAAGCTCGAGATCGCGGGCGGCGCGGTTTATCGCGCGCTCGCGGAGCACGAGAGCAACAAGCTCGCGCGCGAGAAACTGCTCAAAGCGGCAGAAGACGAAGAGCGCAACGGCAACCTGCTCCGTCTCATGACGACCCCGAAAGATAAGTGCGAGAAATGCGGTGCCGCGATGACCGCGGCATCCGAGGGCTACGCCTGCTCATTCCAGTGCACGTTCTGCGACCCCTGCGCCGAGGGCTACAAGCACGTATGTCCGAACTGCTCAGGACGGCTATCGGCCCGCGCGATGTCCGCCAGTTAA